From the Oryza glaberrima chromosome 5, OglaRS2, whole genome shotgun sequence genome, one window contains:
- the LOC127773000 gene encoding uncharacterized protein LOC127773000, with protein MLLPRHLSAAAAAASGRLRRGLSSAASQPPWAMIQYTRIRASTAERASIELAQPPAVSHLVVPEHLVGLDPNSDILRTVVGDAGATSDGLLLLDFTDIRATARVVANRRAGAQAQAQQQGKKLTGLSFNLHNSRGDTQERELAGVNTNPDITRLVCNPISGELFRLPDINGTKKTMFCHLPGLLTRSAQGHGHGPPDEYAVASLSEGNGRDGKDRGFAMWRFLSQTGEWDKLESLPSPLPLARQLNVHSHHEVVAFAGRIWWVDLGWGVISADPFSDRPELRFIELPRSSVLPEPTTGEEFMASVLAQGMYRRIGVSEGRLRYVEVSQKKPFVLSSFALDDDYGCWTLEHQVALGRPLENAAAGRPWQDRIPWICAIDPVNASVVCVVVGDHVLAVDMDRREVVGCSDLGECEFHERTFLIGTFLPCVLPPWLGSSRIPSAGKEEGAENKTLADVLVRSSSD; from the exons ATGCTGCTGCCCCGccacctctccgccgccgccgccgccgcctccggccgtctccgccgcggccTCTCCTCGGCCGCATCGCAGCCTCCGTGGGCGATGATACAGTACACCAGGATACGCGCGTCCACGGCGGAGCGCGCGTCGATCGAGCTCGCCCAGCCCCCGGCCGTCTCCCACCTCGTCGTCCCCGAGCACCTCGTCGGCCTCGACCCCAACAGCGACATCCTCCGCACCGTCGTCGGGGACGCCGGAGCCACCagcgacggcctcctcctcctcgacttcACCGATATCCGCGCCACGGCCCGCGTCGTCGCcaaccgccgcgccggcgcgcaGGCTCAGGCTCAGCAGCAAGGCAAGAAGTTGACCGGCCTCAGCTTTAACCTCCACAACTCACGCGGCGACACCCAGGaacgcgagctcgccggcgtcaaCACGAACCCTGACATCACGCGCCTCGTCTGCAACCCCATCAGCGGCGAGCTGTTCCGCCTCCCGGACATCAACGGCACCAAGAAGACCATGTTCTGCCACCTCCCGGGCCTCCTCACCCGGTCCGCGCAGGGGCACGGTCACGGGCCGCCCGACGAGTACGCCGTCGCATCTCTCAGCGAGGGGAACGGCCGCGACGGGAAGGATCGGGGCTTCGCGATGTGGCGGTTCCTGTCGCAAACAGGCGAGTGGGACAAGCTGGAGAgcttgccgtcgccgctcccGCTCGCGCGGCAGCTGAACGTACACTCGCACCACGAGGTGGTAGCCTTCGCCGGACGAATATGGTGGGTCGATCTGGGCTGGGGCGTGATATCCGCCGACCCGTTCAGCGACCGGCCAGAGCTCCGCTTCATCGAGCTGCCGCGGAGCAGCGTGCTGCCAGAGCCAACCACGGGGGAGGAGTTCATGGCGTCAGTGCTGGCTCAGGGGATGTACCGCCGCATTGGGGTCAGCGAGGGGAGGCTGCGCTACGTCGAGGTGTCCCAGAAGAAGCCATTCGTGCTCAGCTCCTTCGCCCTCGACGACGACTACGGCTGCTGGACGCTTGAGCATCAGGTGGCGCTTGGCCGGCCACTGGAGAACGCGGCAGCTGGACGGCCATGGCAGGATAGAATCCCTTGGATCTGTGCAATTGACCCGGTGAATGCCAGCGTCGTgtgcgtcgtcgtcggagaTCATGTCCTCGCCGTCGACATGGACAGGAGGGAGGTGGTGGGGTGTTCTGATTTGGGGGAATGTGAGTTCCATGAGCGAACATTTCTCATTGGCACCTTCTTACCGTGTGTGCTCCCACCTTGGCTTGGGTCAAGTCGGATCCCTTCTGCAG GCAAGGAGGAAGGTGCTGAAAACAAGACTTTGGCAGACGTCCTGGTTCGTTCGAGCAGTGATTAG
- the LOC127773638 gene encoding uncharacterized protein LOC127773638 gives MHHLLRLRRSILSAAAAAGRTLSTAAPPSRPRWAMIFHVEAARSSLAALRASFQLAEPPRASHVHVPAHLLDLRPLTDPRSQMRLLGGCVRGASGDGLLLLDFTDGLATGPVVGVHPNGLARQMTGFDRRFDVTRFVCNPVTGQLFRMPDIDGTKDTSWCQFTGILTQSDRPDGPPDRYAVAWLSVDGEDNRRIAMRRFLSQKGEWDKLVGLPSPLPLARQMDVSHEVVAFAGRLWWVDVSWGVVSVDPFSDRPELQFVQLPRGSVTEPVEGIRKLGRFRRVGVSEGRLRYAEVSQKEPFVLSSFALDDNGSSWTLEHRVALSRLGVDGCHPDPEEDDTPRIGVIDPLNASTMYLTIGDSCVAVDMERGEVLGRSQIGCSTGPFSPFTGFLTPCVLPPWLEEFQIPSAGTLSSTKASIRSKTMADTLVRVDRDMKS, from the exons ATGCACCacctgctccgcctccgccgctcgatcctctccgccgccgccgccgccggccgcaccctctccacggccgcgccgccctcgcgcccgCGGTGGGCGATGATCTTCCACGTGGAAGCGGCCAGGAGCTCCCTGGCGGCGCTGCGCGCGTCGTTCCAGCTCGCCGAGCCCCCGCGCGCCTCGCACGTCCACGTCCCCGCGCACCTCCTCGACCTCCGGCCCCTCACCGACCCCAGGAGCCAGATGCGCCTCCTCGGGGGCTGCGTGCGcggcgcgagcggcgacggcctcctcctcctcgacttcACCGACGGCCTCGCCACGGGCCCCGTCGTCGGCGTCCACCCCAACGGCCTGGCGCGCCAGATGACCGGCTTCGACAGGCGGTTCGACGTCACGCGCTTCGTCTGCAACCCTGTCACCGGCCAGCTGTTCCGCATGCCGGACATCGACGGCACCAAGGACACCTCGTGGTGCCAGTTCACCGGAATCCTCACCCAATCTGACCGCCCCGACGGGCCGCCGGACAGGTACGCCGTCGCGTGGCTCAGCGTGGACGGGGAAGACAACCGGCGCATCGCCATGCGGCGGTTTCTCTCGCAGAAAGGGGAATGGGACAAGCTGGTGGGTTTGCCGTCCCCGCTCCCACTCGCCAGGCAGATGGACGTCTCCCACGAGGTGGTGGCCTTCGCCGGCCGGCTGTGGTGGGTCGACGTGAGCTGGGGCGTCGTCTCCGTCGACCCGTTCAGCGACCGACCGGAGCTGCAATTCGTCCAGCTGCCGAGGGGCAGTGTGACGGAGCCCGTGGAGGGGATACGGAAGCTAGGCAGGTTCCGCCGCGTCGGCGTCAGCGAGGGGAGGCTGCGCTACGCCGAGGTGTCCCAGAAGGAGCCATTCGTGCTCAGCTCCTTTGCCCTTGATGACAATGGCAGCAGCTGGACGCTGGAGCACCGGGTAGCGCTCAGCCGGCTCGGGGTGGATGGATGCCACCCAGACCCGGAGGAGGATGACACGCCACGGATTGGTGTCATTGACCCACTCAATGCGAGCACAATGTACCTCACAATTGGTGACTCTTGTGTTGCCGTGGACATGGAGCGGGGTGAGGTGCTCGGACGTTCGCAGATAGGTTGCAGCACTGGCCCATTTTCGCCTTTCACCGGTTTCCTCACACCATGTGTTCTCCCACCGTGGCTTGAGGAATTCCAGATCCCTTCTGCAG GAACACTTTCAAGCACCAAGGCCAGCATCAGAAGCAAAACCATGGCAGACACATTGGTTCGTGTAGACAGGGATATGAAGAGTTGA